DNA sequence from the Penaeus vannamei isolate JL-2024 chromosome 32, ASM4276789v1, whole genome shotgun sequence genome:
AATTAtattgcaagattttttttttcttagccttACCAAAGAATATATAAGTTGTACAAGTTTTCATAAGCCTTGCCATGCTGTGTTCATCCCGAAATCCAGGAATCACTCTAAAAGTTTACGATATTTTTTGTTTAAACAAAAATCATGTTTGTTAGTATTTAATCACttaacaattaaaaataaaaggatataaaaatatcaataactttATAAAACAATTtatgtacattacatacatttacataacatgtttcaatatatatatttcgttttacAATTTACATGTGCACAGTTCTTTGAACATTACAAAAGCAAATGTctttattgtgttattttttcatcactTTTTGATATCCATTCATTCGGATTAATATCAAACTCCTCCATTTTCTTGTCAATAACCCACCATTGACCCAAAAATCCAATGTCCATGATGCGTTCGTGAAATGTTAAGTAACGTGGTTTGAGGTAGTCACAACGTGATTTAAACACTCCACAAACCTTGGAATAATTATCTAcccacagaaaagagaagaggccaATGCTCAATCTGAAAAGATGGTGCAGGAAAAATGCGGGTAAAGTTtggattattgttatatatataaatatgcacacctatatgctttcatatatatttcttccatgTGTTGCTTGATCAGTGACATCAAATCCTGACAATATGTCCAAGTTCAGAGAAAATATCAATTTAGAATTTACTTTCTGGGCTAAGagtatgggaaaaaaaaaaaaaaaaaaaaaaaaaaaaatcagaacataACTAGCAAttattaagaaagaagaaaaaagtatttcATAAGAAATCTAGTTTACACAATATCTTTTAACCCACCGTCTAACTAGTCCATGGTTATAGCAGTCCACTAAATACTGGAAATGAGCATCAACCTCTGGATTTCTGATGCTTTCACTAAGCATTGCCGACTCATTCATGTAGGTCTGAAGGGTGCTTTGGAAATCCCTCTCGTCAGGGTTTGTGTTGAATGCATAGAGAGTTCCTCCAATTACTGCAGGATAAACAGTAAGTTAGAAAACAAGATGAATCCAGTAAAATACATGGTTACCAAAAAATATCCATTACAATGAAAAAGATAAGCAGAATATAGCTCATATCTAAATATAGAAAGACACATCACAACCTGCTTGCATTATTCACAAACCTGTATTTCAAAGAAATACTTACAGGAATAATAAAATGCTGCCTTTACTGGATACTTGTAGGTGTCTTTGACAACATCAACGGCTACTTCTTTATAATCCTGAGCTACACCCACCCAGTAGTTACcttgggaaagagaaaggaaaacacttAAATTGTTTCTTACTACTTAAATCATAAATAATtcttgaaaaagaaaatgtagtgCACAAGAGGACCTTACTATGACAGCTTATTATTGCCCATGGTACCATGAAGAGCCTTAAGAACTACTTTTGCATCCCAGATTTATCAAACTGTacaaatataattacataaatacagatatacatatgggcacacatgcattcatatttatatatacataagtaatttGGCTCCTGGTGACTAAGATATTACCAAAATAACTTTCCTGAAGTAGAGAATTTTCTTATGTCAGAGGCCAAACAAATATTCAACATCATATTAGCAGACCTACCAACATGAACCCAAAATGGTAATGCAAAGATTGTGCCAGATACAAATACTTGCATCTGACTTGTACAAATAAAACTGAAACTGTCATGCAGCATCACAGCAGCACTCAACAAGTGCACCTGTTTTTATCTACCCTAAAAATATACAATTTTTACACTCATGACCCTCATCTTAATAGCGCcatctattaacattatcattctacTGAAATTGAAATACATGATACCAACCTTCAAataccaatacaaaaaaaaaaaaaaaggaaaaaaatatatatcagcaaAGTGTGATATATAACTGCTGTAGATATCTCATTCTACTGTAAAATAACAAGTAAACTTATACAATTTAATGGGTGTTGTAGCTCTATCTTGTCAGAACATGTAAAGGATATCTGGTATAGTGGGAACCTGCTGCATctttcatacatgagtaaggcaAAAATTACCTAATTTATATGGCATGACACTACAAACAATTATCCAGTGACCGCATCCAGCAATGCCTTGGTCTCCACACTTTTGCATAGGCCAATAATCCACCATCAAAATTTTGTAAACATGAGTAACTGAACTATTCAATGATATATGGAAGTGACCACTGGCTGGTACAGCAGAAAAGCCTGATtggtgtcctgcgcatgcgtggtgaaacaGACAAGATAGCGACATCttgaggaaaaagatgatgatactactCTTCATCAAGTTATGTTAGATTCGTACTTATTACCTGGAAATGGATACAACTGCTGTACACATAACCTCAGCCTTAATACATAAAACTGCATCCTGTATAGTCGTAATTTTCCAAAACTGTGTAGTACAAGGTAAACTGTAAATGTAATGGACATAACAATCAAATTGCTAGCAGTTCTTCTCTTGGCCATTCCCCTTTTATGTTGAAAATCATTACTTACACATTGagtacgaaaaaacaaacaaaaaaactatatttttttcgGACATTCACACAATCGTTTTCTGGAAAATTACACTTGCCACCTTATCCTACATTAAGGATTTGCGATCCTGCGTGGTAGTCTCATGTCTTATAGGCAAGCAAACCCaaattattataaataacaaCGAGACTTCTTATTCTTTAATAGATTTTAGACTATAATGACGAGCCTGCCCGGGTACCGCTGCAAGGAGTGTTCACATTTCTGTAAGTACAGCCAGCTAAACGAGGATATATGCTGAACATATACGTTATTTAGTCTCTACATTACATACCCCACTTCTCTATATAgcctcctttccatttttctggTAATCTGACCCTCCATGGCTCTTTTACACTGAGCGACGATAATCTTCTCACAGCAGAAGTGAACATCTTGTGGTTGTGGACATAGTGATTGAAGGGACTACTTATGCAAAATAACATTTATCTGTGGAAGAcaatgtgtgcacgtatgtaatactatgtaaatattttcatattttctttatcatctatgcGACACACTGATGAATATTATCAAAATTAGACAAAAATTGGTTATCTATATACAGGCTCCCTATAGAAATCTTGTAGATTTAAGAAGGGTCACTTATATAAAAAATGGATACATTTCTTTTATGCTCGCTTACATTGGTTCTAACATAAgaattctctttttgttttatttactacaTATTTATCGACAAATGTGAAAACCAACTAAATCTTTGTTTATCTACATACAATATCCCTGAATACCTCCTATGAAGGACAATTTTCACAAACTATTCAACTTCAGAATACCATATTGAACAGTGAAAGGTACTGATTGTGAGACTCTTTTGATAATCTTTTATTGACTAAGGTATTTACATTTACTGCAGATTTTCTACGCGTAGGTGAAAACAGCACACGGTCAGATATTGAGGTTACAGAAATGTGATTTATTAAAGCTTTCTGTGCTTGCAAAATCAGTTGATTATTTACGGAAAGGATAATAAGGCAGTAGTAATTTTTGCTGTCTGTATGATTAAGAATATATCAGGCTGTATAAAGCCTTGTTTCACTTACtcagagaaataataacattgtatattatcacacacacaaagaaatagaaattgtAGATTCCTAAGAACATTTTGTAATTTTTCACATAAACTAACCATGGCCCAACAAACAAACCTCTTTGATAAATGACCATTGAATTATTCGGAGTACAACCACATCAAATAATGTTGTTTCTTCTGCACTTTGGCAAAGGCCAAGTCTACACCACGTATTTTGGCAATACCGACCTTCCCTGTACGGTGATGAATTGTCAGGAATCTAAGAAGTGTGCTCTTACACTGATTATATTGATTTGTACACATTTTATAACAATTGCATTTGTGTTTCTGTAATCCACATACGGCCCTATTCTGGATAATTACTGCTGTCAGATATTTACACAAAATTTTGCCATGTATGCACGTAATATACCATTATTTTTTTGGAAGGATAGAATGAGGCCAAGTTAGCCAAGGTCTACAGTAAACTGGGCTTTCTTTCTGTCAGATAAGTTGGTCTAAATCCACAGAACAATCTTGTATTTCTTTACAAGCTGGGGTTTGGGATGGGTTAGACATGCAAATTATTTTATGTGTGGCTAAAGTTTAGGTTTGCGTATAAGGTTTAAGATTATTTATAAGATTACTTCTGGTTTTGTTCTCTCCATTAGTGAGATACGTCGACCAAATTAATAGTggtattttagtattttttatcataCAGTTATTTATAACAGGAgctcaatttttttattttctcatatgGAATTTAAAGTAAAAAGGGAATGTATGAATACTACTTATTTGACAGATATTTGATATTAGTAAATTCTTTATAAATTTTTCTAATCTGACATGACGACCTGACCTGACCCAGTTTGAAACATAACCAACCAACCTAACTAATCTTAACCTAAACATAATGTAATCCTACCTGGTGTTATTTGAAAGGCTTAGCTAAACATCACTACTAAGGAATATATTTTAGTCAGAATCATATATGTTGTTACTTGTTTTAATACTCATGTAAGTTATAGTTGTTTTGATTGTTGGGCTAAATTTATGTAGTctggtaatatatatttttttgatattattgtttttgtttgatttgttctAATGTTCTCTGTTCTACTTCATCTACCTATTTCTTTtttgtgactttttttcttttttttttccattcctttttctatttgtatttttccttGATCATATTTCTCCGGCCTCACGTTTTATTGTGTTTcttcatctttgtttatttattaatttttttctttttattatttttttcttgctattatttttatttgtattatgatctttctatcttttttattacttcttttctatttcatactccttctctttgtcattcttctgatctccttcctcttctttactgtcatttttcttctttctttctttttcttcttcagctgctactactttattttttcctttactttagtTTGTTCTTAGTCTTGTACCTCCTTCATTATCTcacctgtcttcctccttttcttttctgttttttcataCTCTCGTCCACAGTCATTGAACCAGTAGTGAACTCTTTCTTGGTCATTCAATATTTACTAAAAACTTTTTTGTTGTAAAgagcaatgaaaaagaaaaatgaaatcttTACTTCCCAAAGTACTGCTTAGTCCTCATCTATGCTCAGTTCTCAGTCTGACACATTTTTCATACTTGCATTTCCCTTACAGACTAGATCTATCAGCCATGTGGGTGTCGAGTGTAAGATTGGCTGCCGATGCTTACCTTGTGTGTCTTCATCATGCCCTCacaacagagaaggaagaagtgatggGACTGCTTGTTGGACAATTCAGTGAGGTATTGAAAGCGTTCAGTGTTGGTGTTATGTATATCAGCTTAATTACTCCTTTTGGAACAGGTCCTAACAGTTGACATGGGCCACTGTGTTAGAATCCTCAGTGATACaaaattttattcttttactattTCAAAGTACAAGACTAAATAAGAACTGCataacatttattatttattattctaaaaCTCAGAATATTCGTTAGATTGTAACTTGGCTGCGC
Encoded proteins:
- the LOC113828348 gene encoding mitochondrial import inner membrane translocase subunit Tim29, which translates into the protein MFTSAVRRLSSLSVKEPWRVRLPEKWKGGYIEKWGNYWVGVAQDYKEVAVDVVKDTYKYPVKAAFYYSLIGGTLYAFNTNPDERDFQSTLQTYMNESAMLSESIRNPEVDAHFQYLVDCYNHGLVRRLSIGLFSFLWVDNYSKVCGVFKSRCDYLKPRYLTFHERIMDIGFLGQWWVIDKKMEEFDINPNEWISKSDEKITQ